Proteins co-encoded in one Arachis stenosperma cultivar V10309 chromosome 7, arast.V10309.gnm1.PFL2, whole genome shotgun sequence genomic window:
- the LOC130940128 gene encoding receptor-like protein EIX1, with the protein MDSNNIIWKRKYVFAMMLSTLCMMCSCCNERDKEILLKFKEGVTDSSGLLSSWKQEQDCCQWKGVTCHNITARVIHLALSCDYYDAKEDEEYNSQKCLAGDINLSLLDMEYLQHLDLSMNDFKTISSDSTVNSTTLNYIDLSINKNLFITSLEWLSRISSLEYIDLSNINLHMESNWLHFVTVLPSLVELHLEGCNLESISPSLGYANLAHHLRPATKYIAKTSFLEFALLVW; encoded by the exons ATGGATAGCAATAATATAATTTGGAAGAGGAAATATGTGTTTGCAATGATGCTTAGCACATTATGCATGATGTGCAGTTGTTGCAACGAGAGAGATAAAGAAATCCtgttgaagttcaaagaaggAGTCACTGATTCATCGGGCCTCCTATCTTCATGGAAGCAGGAGCAAGATTGCTGCCAGTGGAAGGGAGTCACCTGTCACAACATCACTGCCAGAGTCATACACCTCGCTCTCTCGTGTGATTATTATGATGctaaagaagatgaagaatatAACTCGCAGAAATGCCTTGCAGGTGACATCAATCTCTCTCTGTTAGACATGGAATACTTGCAACATTTGGATCTGAGTATGAATGACTTTAAAACTATCTCATCTGATTCCACTGTCAACTCTACAACTCTCAATTATATTGATCTATCAATCAACAAAAACCTTTTTATTACGAGTCTTGAGTGGCTCTCTCGGATTTCCTCTCTAGAATACATAGACCTCAGTAACATTAATCTTCACATGGAATCTAACTGGCTTCACTTTGTGACGGTGCTTCCATCATTGGTGGAGCTCCACTTAGAGGGCTGTAACCTTGAAAGCATAAGTCCATCTCTTGGCTATGCTAATTTAGCACATCACTTGAG GCCAGCTACCAAATACATTGCCAAAACTTCATTCCTTGAATTTGCTTTACTTGTCTGGTAA